Part of the Nerophis lumbriciformis linkage group LG24, RoL_Nlum_v2.1, whole genome shotgun sequence genome, ctgtcaaagtgtcccaacttgtctgaTTATATtttcagccatctacttttcaggtgagagtcatgatttataatctacaataaacttacagggagcagggaagtgaggaagcagcagaccactcaatgatgtaaccataagacttagacttcctttttattatcattcaaatttgaactttacagtacagataagaacgaaatttcgttacattagctcatggtagtgcaggataaaaaagcaatatggtgcacatataaataaataaataggttactgtacagataaatgtattgcatccacgtttatggatgtatgttatattgtcttttttattccggcgagttaatccattttggggggagttgaggggataattatgatgccttTAAGAGTCTTACAGCACACAAacttgtgatcacagcgccgctataaatagtttgactgtgttagcgcttataataacaatatcactaatactaggttaatattcaagtcacgaaatgtaaattgagtattgttggtgctttttgaatggttatttctcggattttatgggcggaataatgAAGCTCCCATTAGCAGACTttcttaatatttagaatgcatcaaaaaaaatccatccgccatcataatgattgtgaacaataagaaaaattgcaaaaaaaaagtgctgttcccctttaagttaaagGAGCATGTACACTCAAAATAAATTGGTATTGAATCttaatttttatcatttttatgatTAATCATATGCGGTAACAAACTGACAATCCAACTtttaatacatatataccgtatttttcggagtataagtcgcacctgagtataagtcgcacccccagccaaactatgaaaataactgcgacttaaagtccgaaaaatacggtaagtataaaaatgtttagcctttttaaaagaATAACATGCATGGACGTCAGTGCTAATTATGTAAATTAGACATTAGCATTAGTAATATTAGTTACTACCattcttcaaaataaaaataccaaccaTACACTTTTCTGAGCAATATTAACATCTCAAGTCCTGTTAAACACACATATGTATGGTGGATTACTAGAAACACTAAGTTATTTTGTTAAACAAAGCAATACAATATTACTTAAACATAAGTGTTTGTACATACTTTACTTTGTAATTAATGTTCCTTACTTGCTATTGTGGCCTCTGCTACTGGAACCGATTCCATTAGAAACTGATCTTGAAGCTCCCGAAGAGACGGAGGAAGAACATTGGGCCCTCATTAAAGCAGCGTGTCTATAACATCCAAACATATGCAATACAATTAGACAACATTATTGCTACTGTGGTGTAGCATTATTACAGTCATTGCACTTACCCGGACTGGGACAGAGGTTTGCCATCAGTCTTACAATCATGGTCAAGAGGGTGTCTGTGCTTAAGACAGTAGTTTAAATGACATTGGTCGCACGTAACTCTCATCATTTCCTTCTGCTTGCAGCCGCCTTTGGAACACCTGTTGGTGAAAATCTGGTGGGAAGAAGTTTACTGTTATTATAGTaaacaaagtgttaacatgttggAACCTCAAATGTTCCATGACTACCTAAATTGTTCAGAGATCTAAACTATTTTTATAGAAAATTACATATATAGAAACATGATGTTAAGGTCAAACTATATTTACTGTGAAGGTCAAGTTAAAAAGAAAGTCTTGATAGAGATCAATTGATGGTATTTTTGGCTTACTAATGGTCAAGGAGCCCATATTCATTAGCATAGTATACGTGAGTAAACAGcttaagttatttaaaaaaaacgtcgGACCATTAGCGACAATGTTTTATGCagcgctaatgttgtggttaatttagcaccaaaTACACCAGGGGATTtcaaacaccttttttttttttacatgtgtctAATCCTGCaataacatttgcatttcaaaatatgggaattttcattgaaaaaaactggtaaaaatatggcatttttttctacATTACAATAACTCCCCATTGACTCGattttatagcagtttatggatttaacacaaAGTTTCCTTGCGAAAAATCCTACAATAccgaaaatgtaaataaaaacaactcTTGGCTTCTTTTACATAGCGTATAgttcaggggtctgcaacctgcggctctcgagccgcatgcggctctttagcgctgccctactggctccctggagctttttcaaaaatttatgaaaatagaaaaagatgggcggaaaaatatatttttcttttaatagggtttctgtcggaggacaacatgacacaatcctccataattgttagaaatcccactgtttatattaaccaTGATTCTTTGATGAGAGTTTTgtcctcattttggcggtccttgaactcacttgtttacatgtataactttcttcaacatgccagagaaatacatattttatgccactcctttgtctcattttgtccaccaaacgttttatactgtgcgtaaatgcacacaggtgagctttgttgatgctatTGACTTGTTGACTGtattgactgcaagctaatcaatgctaacatgctatttaggctggttttatgtacatattgcatcattatgcctcacttgtaggtatatttgagctcatttaatttcctatgtcctctgtgtatttaatttgtgtctgcatttctcatgacgtattatctgtatgtaatattggctgcatttctgatagttgttcgtgtgccatgttgttccagaccacagcaaacgttacccagcttgcatagattctaacaaattcattagaagaagacagcccgccatttcctttaacttggacacacacatctatacctttggccattccaaGACAGTcatttagaggagttatctcaccctctgagaaggtttactaatgttttccaatgttgtaaaaataaaagtaggctaatatagctaatatagacacttaaatcatgtgttgtcttcattataactcttgtataagacttttaaagtaattttgatagtaggcttatataactaaaacagacacgtacatcatgtgttgacttcattatatcacttatagaaggctttttcattttttgcggctccaaaccgatttttaaatttttttttggaccaaaatggctctttcaacattttgggttgccgacccctggtatagttgaaacatttttcaagctggctgacattTCTTCCTGGGTGTTACATAACGAATGAGAATGTGTAATCTGCTGCCTGCTCTTCGTTACTTATACAACAAGTCTcttatttgtcaagatatttacacaaagttaagATTTTTGGCAGAGATATTTTTTCTGTTGTATTCATTTCCATCCATCTCTGTGgcgttatttgattgaatcacggaACATGCGCTTCTTTAATGATTGTTTTCAAAGGAGGCTTGTCGAATGACTCCATGCagtagcaaacacacaaaaaaaaacagggctGGGTTGACGCCAGGAAAGAAGGTCAAAAACTGGATATCCTGGCAAAAATGTAAAGTTTTGACCGGTAAGCAACTATAAGAGACCACCAGCACTGCAAGGAGAGACATGGGGGCAGGGGAACGCCACAGTAACAGCAGAGTGCAGAAATGATCATGAAAACTCCAATAAATTCCCTGTAAGATATGAAAACGTATTTAGGGGGAATAATTGACAATTAGAGATTATCttatttttaaatgaatataaataaaaagaatTGGGCTCCAGCAAAAAGGGAACTTTTCTCATGTAGGCAAAAGGGTTGGTACTTGAGAAGTGGTTATTATgatctacttcactaattatttatatttttaatactaCTTAgtgttatatgtatgtatattgtatctgctgatctaGTTCTGTTGGAgttgtaaaaatataaaacaaagaTAATGTACGTTAAACGCCAATATTGGCGCAGATAATCGGTCGTATTAGGATGGAATAACAAATAtctttttgttatcttttttagatattaGATGAAATAAAAACCTTTCTTTTTCTTTGTGCAGGGTCCGATTTGCAATCCCGATCGATGTGTTCCCCGACTTTGATATCGGGCATCTCTCCTCTCTTGGTGGGAATCGGGGTGTTGCACAGAGGACATACTGGAACTTGTACATCCTTTGAAAACAAACGACAAAAGACTCAAACACTGCAGTCAGGCAAACACGACAAACCGGAAGTAAAGTAGGATATGATAcactatttatcccacaatggggaaattaagtGGTTGCAGCGCAGATACAAAAAATCCAGAAAAAATAAGATACAttaatcagtgttggcgctaggaattttcaaaatggggtgctagggaccccatcaagtcataaaaatgtggtcccacagtaaatttatgggatcccactttttttgtaaacacatatatctcacattctatattgggttttggaaaaaggttgtcataaacattaattcataaaaaataaaacacatttttatgcatatgtattcagttataaacattcattcactttcttctttccttcatagatctaaactttaccgctgccagtacatttttctatatttgtatttaacaagctagaggtgtatttatttcagtaaaaaaagtgtaaaaagttttttgcttgggtcatgaaatgatgatgatggtgtgccagggcatacatacattatttattttacgctGAAGTCTCTGTAGTCttcatcaacttcacatctatcccacaattctaagttgtttttttttataatgtttttggtttgtttgttttttgccctttttgtcaaagaaaacacaaacacacaaaatatgcaaaattttccacagaaaatatttttcaaagtgaaatatttgatgtgaagtaatgggagccttggataggtcaataattcataaaaacattgattttgattcgatATGTTTTGAgcgatgacagttttaaagaaaaaaaaacggctttgttttattagacaacattgcaactttttctaaattacatttcacctgtaagctttttttattccacttttgttatgtttttgtgtattttaatagtatttttagaatgtgcctttaaaacattagccgccgcccacacttttgacactcctactatagataataaaaaataacatctgataagtctatggataaaaagcagagcctggcgacgcatgcgtgtttatcataacgcacagtcagcatctctgcttcagtaaacaatgaggGTGATGATGtcacttgctaacttgtcagccacttctccaagagactccttttgagCACTCCTCAAATCAacatttaagaaattgtaccggaaagttcattactttaATAATAACTAGGGatcgccgatattatcggccgacaattgctttaaaaagtaatatcggaaattatcggtatcggtttcaagattatcTGTATCGatttccaaaagtaaaatgtgtgactttctaaaacgccgctgtgtacacggacgcaggaagaTGTACCGAGCCGAGCGCCAATTAATCCTTGAAGGTGCTGCCTTTGcgtactggcccagtcacatactgtCTACGGCTCTTCACACGCACtagcgaatgcaagcatacttgatcaacagccatacaggtcacactgagggtggccgtataaacaacttttaacactgttacaaatatgcgccacactgtgaacccacaccaaacaagaatgacaaacacatttcgggagaacatccgcactgtaacacaacagaacaaatacccaagaccccttgcagatgcttgttttcattctgaaaaatctacctctcacacgtgataAGGAGAAAAAGAATTAGCCCACTCCTTGAGcgtcatctgttgcacaaatagactaatagtctggactgagtgaagctgttttattgatgttttgtgccttttttccccATGCACATTAAAGGAtagctgtgttttctactagtctagactgaagcagttttattaatgttcatgcactttaaagcatggctgtgttatctactagtcttgactgaagcagttttttatttttttgcctttcttgtttttatttgcccatttttgttactcatccaaatacgttaagaacagggcagagaccagtttatagtatactttggactgaagctgtgtgccttgcAATCACCTTTTTGTAGGACGAGGTGCATTTGTGGTGCTCGTAGGTGATGTGGTCCTTGCAGAATATCTCCTCACAGGCATCACATTTCATAGGTAGGAAGTCTGGAGTGACACGGCAAGTTTGTTATAATCATGTTAAAAACGCAAGTCACGATCATTGTCGTGGGCAGTGCGCACCTAAACGCTTGCAGGTCTTCTCGGAGCAGTGTTCTCCCAGATCTGGAAActccatggcattaaaacaaacccAAGTAGAGGCTCAGCTGaagagaaaagaggaaaaagatGTGACAAATAAGGTGCTGATGTAAACagtaggagtgtaacggtacgtgtattggtattgaaccgtttcggtacgggggtttcggttttgttcggaggtgtaccaaacgagtacacatgctagcagcgaccgggctaagacaacatgtaaaagccagagctggaagaccctcctgcctcgttaagatctcccactttggctgcgcgatacaacaatggaggatggaggtttgccgacattgttcagcagctgcttctgacaacacatcaaacgtgttgcacctttcctgcttccggctcccagaccgtagtcgaggagcgcaggggagacccTCCTCCAGGgacgatgtattctcgggggcaacacccttcactctacccggcagtgggtctccgcagctccggactccagggtaaatgacaaGTCcgggcgattagttgcaaatcgtggctttattgaggtcttgcacacagccaatccatcaaaacactagccactcaacgcactcacgctaccgctccctcaccacactcacctcacatgctgtcacatattaaaagggccacacacacacatacgctacgctcataacacatgctaacccatttgaagcgtcaccaccgcattcaagcagcctcttctcggcgagtcaggcagggctaaagcaataacaaatgtttttatagcagcagatataagtccatattgcattaaaaactagattttgacccacttctatggtggaagaacaatgagctcaTATATCCtcgtgtgtatgttactcatcagttactcagtacttgagtagttttttcacaacatactttttacttttactcaagtaaatatttgggtgactactccttacttttacttgagtaataaatctctaaagtaacagtactcttacttgagtacaatttctggctactctacccacctctggttgaccctggcaatggaccctgtgtgtatatgtatgttatgccattgtttacaaatttggtaaataaataacccaaaaatttatattttgttgttttcttactgtaccgaaaatgaaccgaaccgtgacctttaaaccgaggtacgtaccgaaccgacatttttgtgtaccgttac contains:
- the zfand2a gene encoding AN1-type zinc finger protein 2A isoform X1 — its product is MEFPDLGEHCSEKTCKRLDFLPMKCDACEEIFCKDHITYEHHKCTSSYKKDVQVPVCPLCNTPIPTKRGEMPDIKVGEHIDRDCKSDPAQRKRKIFTNRCSKGGCKQKEMMRVTCDQCHLNYCLKHRHPLDHDCKTDGKPLSQSGHAALMRAQCSSSVSSGASRSVSNGIGSSSRGHNSNSASRAIPTSVSAQNVAQPQASFQAGMTEEQALQRAVEMSLAESRQATPPALSPQEQEDLALAQALAASEEEYRRQQQRQQSRESKPSNCSLS
- the zfand2a gene encoding AN1-type zinc finger protein 2A isoform X4, which produces MEFPDLGEHCSEKTCKRLDFLPMKCDACEEIFCKDHITYEHHKCTSSYKKDVQVPVCPLCNTPIPTKRGEMPDIKVGEHIDRDCKSDPAQRKRKIFTNRCSKGGCKQKEMMRVTCDQCHLNYCLKHRHPLDHDCKTDGKPLSQSG
- the zfand2a gene encoding AN1-type zinc finger protein 2A isoform X3, with protein sequence MEFPDLGEHCSEKTCKRLDFLPMKCDACEEIFCKDHITYEHHKCTSSYKKDVQVPVCPLCNTPIPTKRGEMPDIKVGEHIDRDCKSDPAQRKRKIFTNRCSKGGCKQKEMMRVTCDQCHLNYCLKHRHPLDHDCKTDGKPLSQSGHAALMRAQCSSSVSSGASRSVSNGIGSSSRGHNSNSASRAIPTSVSAQNVAQPQASFQAGMTEEQALQRAVEMSLAESRQATPPALSPQEQEDLALAQALAASEEEYRRQQQRQQVPPGTL
- the zfand2a gene encoding AN1-type zinc finger protein 2A isoform X2, with translation MEFPDLGEHCSEKTCKRLDFLPMKCDACEEIFCKDHITYEHHKCTSSYKKDVQVPVCPLCNTPIPTKRGEMPDIKVGEHIDRDCKSDPAQRKRKIFTNRCSKGGCKQKEMMRVTCDQCHLNYCLKHRHPLDHDCKTDGKPLSQSGHAALMRAQCSSSVSSGASRSVSNGIGSSSRGHNSNASRAIPTSVSAQNVAQPQASFQAGMTEEQALQRAVEMSLAESRQATPPALSPQEQEDLALAQALAASEEEYRRQQQRQQSRESKPSNCSLS